The DNA region TAAATGACGATAATATCGGCGGAGTAACTTATGTTGATGATATGATGATCGATGCTCTCAAAAAGTACCATGTGGGCGGAGTTGTCCTGATGGAAAAGAACATCATAGACGAAGACAAGCTGGTTAAATTAACTTCTGATCTTCAGTCGAATTCCGATTATCCGATTTTTATCGGTGTTGAGGAACTAGGCGGTGAATTGGCGCCTATCGCAAACAACATGAATTTCGATGTTGCTTTATTCGGTAATATGAACGAAGTCGGTAAAACCGCCACAGCGGCAAATGCAAAGAAGGTCGGCAAAGCTATCGGCAAATATCTTTCTGGCTATGGCATAAATCTGGACTTTGCGCCGATCGCAGATGTTTCGGATGACGAAGAAAAAGTTAAAGCCAGCAATTTTGCGGCTGACCCTGTGATGGTCGGTGAAATGGCAGAAGCTGAGATAGAAGGTCTTCACGAAGCTGGTGTTATGACGGCTGTAAAGCACTTTCCAGGATACGGTGACGCTGTGACGAACAAGAAAAACGTTCCCGTCAACAATATGTCGTGGGACGAGATAATGGTGGACAGCGGTCTTGCTTTTGCAGGGGCACTTGAAAAAACTGATATGCTGATGGTGGGACATATAATGCTTCCCGAGGTCAGCGACGATGGTCTTCCCGCTTCGATGTCACAGCAGATAATTCAGGACAAAATAAGAGATGAAATGAAATTCAGGGGCGTTGTAATAACAGATGCGATGTCGGCTAAATGCATAACAGAAAACTACGTTAAGCGCGAGATCGCTGTAAATGCCATAATCGCAGGAGCTGATATCATACTGATGCCTTACGACCTGGATGAAGCTTATGACTCGGTGCTGACTGCTGTAAAGGACGGCAAGATAAACGAAGCAAGAATTAATAAGAGTGTTGAGAGAATACTCTGGCTAAAAGTTAAAAACCATCTTTTTGATGACAGAGCTGAAAAGTCTGATGATTCGTCAAAAGACACAGACAGTGATTCATCGGAAAGGTAAGGAGAGATAGATATGAAAGAAATAAACAAGGTCGTATACAACGGCTACAAATATATCGATGGCGGCGTTTGTGCTGCTAAGGGTTTCAAAGCAAACGGTCTTTACTGCGGCATAAAGAAGGCAATGGATGCAGCTGAGACTCCTGACGGAAATGAAAGCCCTGTTTCAAACACCAAGCCTGATCTTTGTCTGGTGGCATCTGACGTTATGTGCAGTGCTGCGGCTGTTTTCACACAGAACAAGGTAAAGGGTGCGCCTGTAACTGTTTCGCAGAAGCATCTTGAAAAGACAGGCGGTAAGGCTCAGGGATTTATACTGAATTCAAAGAATGCCAACACCTGCAACGCTGACGGTGAAGCTAAGGCACTGAAAATGTGCGAACTGGCTGCAAACAAGCTGGGCATCAAGACCGAGGAAATGCTTATCGCTCAGACAGGCGTTATCGGTCAGATAATGCCGATAGAGCCTGTTGAAAAGGCTATGGACGATCTTTACAGCGGACTTGCTTATGACGGCAATGAAAAGGCTGCCATCGCAATAATGACTACCGATACCGTAAAGAAAGAGGTAGCTGTAGAGTTCGAGATAGACGGAAAGACCTGTCACATAGGCGGCATGGGCAAGGGCAGCGGCATGATACATCCTAACATGGCTACTACACTGAATGTCATCACCACTGACTGCGCAGTTAGTCCCGAGATGCTGAAAAAGGCTCTTAGTGAGATAGTTAAGGTAACTTACAACTGTCTTTCGGTTGACGGAGATCAGTCCACAAACGATACCTGTGCTGTTATGGCTAACGGTCTTGCAGGAAACAATGAGATCAATGCCGAGGGCGCTGATTTCGACAAGTTCAAGCAGGGTCTGTTCATCATAATGAGCAACATCACAAAGATGCTGGCTAAGGACGGCGAAGGCGCTACCAAGCTGCTGGAATGCAATGTATGCGGTGCTAAAGATCAGGACGATGCTATCATCATCGCTAAGAGCGTTATCTGTTCTCCCCTGTTCAAGTGTGCTATGTTCGGTGCTGACGCTAACTGGGGACGCATACTGTGTGCCGTCGGTTATGCAGATGCTGAGTTCGATATAAACAAGGTAGATGTTAAGATCGCATCAAAGCAGGGCGAGATACACGTTTGCGAGAACGGTGCGGGTATACCTTTCTCAGAGGAAGAAGCCAAGAAGATACTGCTCGAAGACGAGATATTCATAAATGTATGCGTAGGTGACGGCGAGGGCAAAGCCACTGCTTGGGGCTGTGACCTTACATATGATTACGTTAAGATAAACGGCGATTACAGAAGTTAAGAAATAAAAATAGTTCTGTAAATATCAAAAGAAAGGACAGCAGAATATGGAAAACACACTCGGAAATGTTTTTGCGCCGTCTGAGGAACGCGGATTCATCAACCGCAACGCGCTGAAATACATAGTTATCGTGGCTATGCTGATAGACCACATAGCTGAATTGTTCGAGAGTTCGATCGACCCTACAGTATACCACATAATGAGGTTCATAGGCAGACTTACGGGTCCGACCATGGCATTCTTTCTGGCGGAGGGTGCCAAGTATACGCGGGATATAGCTAAATATCAGAAAAGGCTTGCGATATTTGCTGCGGTATCATGGCTGCCATTCCTTTTCGCAAACATGGGACCCCAAAAGCTTATTTCGGCTCCATTTAATTTGATTTTTCAGAGTGTAATTTTCACGCTATTTCTGGGAATAACGGCTATCAGGCTTTGGAACAGCAATAGGTATGACAAACAATCGAAGATCATATTGACAGTTGGGCTATGTCTTATCTCGGTTATAGGCGATTGGCCGATAATGGATGTTCTTGCGCCGCTGTTTATGTATCTTTACAAAGATGATAAGAAGAAGCGTTACATCTCGGTTACGCTTACTTACCTGCCGCTGATGCTGATGGTTATCATATTAAGCGGCATAGATAAGGATTTGCATACTTTAGGTGCCGTCATTTCAAACGGTTGGCAAAAAAACTGGCATCAGGTGGGTGTACTTATGGTACCGCTGATAATAATTTTCTGCTACAATGGAAAAGGCGGAAAGAAGAATGCTTTCAACAAGTGGTTCTTCTATATATTCTACCCTGCACATCTGCTGATACTGGGCATCATTAAATGGGTAGTGCTTGCATAAGGAGTTAATATGGCTTTCGATTTCAAGAAAGAATACAAAGAGTATTATATGCCGCCGAAAAAGCCTGTTATCGTCGATGTTCCCGAAATGAGCTACATCGCGGTGAGGGGCAAGGGCGACCCGAATGAAGAAGACGGCGAATACAAGCAGGCTGTCGGGGTGCTGTATGCTGTGGCGTACACGCTGAAAATGAGTTACAAGGCCGACCATAGAATAGAAGGATTTTTTGAGTATGTAGTACCTCCGCTGGAAGGTCTGTGGAAGCAGGACGGTTCGGACAGCATAGATTATTCCCACAAGGACGGCTTTCAGTGGGTCGCGATGATACGTCTGCCCGACTTTATAACCAAGGCGGACTTTGAGTGGGCGGTGGAAACTGCCACGAAAAAGAAAAAGCTTGACTGTTCAAAGGCTGAATACCTCACGCTTAATGAGGGGCTTTGTGTGCAGATGATGCATATCGGTTCTTACGATGACGAGCCCGCATCTGTTGAGATGATGAACAGATTCATCGCAGAACAGGGTTATGTCAATGATATATGTGAAGAAAGACAGCATCACGAGATCTATCTTTCAGACCCGCGAAAAACTGAGCCCGCGAAGCTCAAAACGGTCAGCAGGCACCCTATTAAAAAAGGCTAATAATTTCCCATAAGGGATAATATAAAGGAAGATGTAAAATGGATATTTCAAACAGCATAAGAAGTCAGATACTCAGTGATGCTTTGCCTTACATACAGAAGTATCACGATAAGGTAGTTGTTGTAAAATACGGCGGAAATGCCATGACTAACGAAGCTCTTAAAGAGGCTGTCATGAGCGATATCGTTCTGCTTAGCGAAGTTGGCATAAAGGTCGTGCTGGTACACGGCGGCGGCCCCGAGATAAATGCTATGCTCAAGAGAGTCGGCATTGAGAGCAAATTCATCAACGGTCTGAGATACACCGACAAGGAGACTATGGATATAGTCAAGATGGTACTTTGCGGCAAGCTTAACAAGGAGCTTGTATCGGCTTTGCAGCTTCACGGCGGAAATGCACTGGGACTCTGCGGATGCGACGGCAGATTGATCATCGCTGATAAGCTTGACCGTGATGACGGCGAGGACTACGGCTATGTCGGTGAGATAAAGAAGGTCACCACAAAGCCCATACTTGACGCACTGAAAGATGGCTATGTGCCGATAATCTCCACTGTAGGTATCGGCGAGGACGGACAGAGCTACAATATCAATGCTGATACTGCGGCTTCGAGAATAGCTTCCTGCCTGAGAGCTGAAAAGCTTATACTCATGACAGATATCGTTGGTCTGCTGAAGGACAAGGACGATGACAGCACACTTATCCCTCAGGTAAATGTGAGCGAAGTGCCTTTCCTGAAGAAGTCGGGCATAATCAGCGGCGGTATGATACCCAAGATAGACTGCTGCGTGGAGGCAGTCAGACGCGGCGTCAAGAGGACCTCCATAATCGATGGCAGAGTTCCCCACTCGATACTTATCGAGCTGCTTACAAATGAGGGCATCGGTACACAGTTCAACTGATGGACAAAAATTACAAGCCATACATTAAGAATGTTACCGAAGAGTATGATGATTCCGCTGAAGGATACAAAATGCGGGACGAGATGAAAGCTTACAGGAAGAAAACGTTCCTGAGTTGGACGATCGGATTATTTTTAGCAGTGAATTTATTCTTGCTCCTCCCTTATGGATCTGCGCTGATAGTTGACTTCAAAAAGATACTCATGAATGAACCTCCTCATGCAAATCTGAAAGAAGTGCTCCCCTATGTTGGCTTACCGATTATCGTAACTGCGATCATGTCTTTGTTGATAGGATTTGTGAAGTACGATGGTGCTCTAAAATCACAATACTCTCCGTACAAACAATATAATATCCGCAAACCCGATGAATATCTGAGGTATAAAAATACTTTCAGATTTACGGAAACAAGTGTTTTCTTTGATGGAAGGTATATATTCGGGCGTATGTTTTACAAAGAC from Ruminococcus albus AD2013 includes:
- the argB gene encoding acetylglutamate kinase; amino-acid sequence: MDISNSIRSQILSDALPYIQKYHDKVVVVKYGGNAMTNEALKEAVMSDIVLLSEVGIKVVLVHGGGPEINAMLKRVGIESKFINGLRYTDKETMDIVKMVLCGKLNKELVSALQLHGGNALGLCGCDGRLIIADKLDRDDGEDYGYVGEIKKVTTKPILDALKDGYVPIISTVGIGEDGQSYNINADTAASRIASCLRAEKLILMTDIVGLLKDKDDDSTLIPQVNVSEVPFLKKSGIISGGMIPKIDCCVEAVRRGVKRTSIIDGRVPHSILIELLTNEGIGTQFN
- the argJ gene encoding bifunctional glutamate N-acetyltransferase/amino-acid acetyltransferase ArgJ, whose translation is MKEINKVVYNGYKYIDGGVCAAKGFKANGLYCGIKKAMDAAETPDGNESPVSNTKPDLCLVASDVMCSAAAVFTQNKVKGAPVTVSQKHLEKTGGKAQGFILNSKNANTCNADGEAKALKMCELAANKLGIKTEEMLIAQTGVIGQIMPIEPVEKAMDDLYSGLAYDGNEKAAIAIMTTDTVKKEVAVEFEIDGKTCHIGGMGKGSGMIHPNMATTLNVITTDCAVSPEMLKKALSEIVKVTYNCLSVDGDQSTNDTCAVMANGLAGNNEINAEGADFDKFKQGLFIIMSNITKMLAKDGEGATKLLECNVCGAKDQDDAIIIAKSVICSPLFKCAMFGADANWGRILCAVGYADAEFDINKVDVKIASKQGEIHVCENGAGIPFSEEEAKKILLEDEIFINVCVGDGEGKATAWGCDLTYDYVKINGDYRS
- a CDS encoding TraX family protein → MENTLGNVFAPSEERGFINRNALKYIVIVAMLIDHIAELFESSIDPTVYHIMRFIGRLTGPTMAFFLAEGAKYTRDIAKYQKRLAIFAAVSWLPFLFANMGPQKLISAPFNLIFQSVIFTLFLGITAIRLWNSNRYDKQSKIILTVGLCLISVIGDWPIMDVLAPLFMYLYKDDKKKRYISVTLTYLPLMLMVIILSGIDKDLHTLGAVISNGWQKNWHQVGVLMVPLIIIFCYNGKGGKKNAFNKWFFYIFYPAHLLILGIIKWVVLA
- a CDS encoding GyrI-like domain-containing protein → MAFDFKKEYKEYYMPPKKPVIVDVPEMSYIAVRGKGDPNEEDGEYKQAVGVLYAVAYTLKMSYKADHRIEGFFEYVVPPLEGLWKQDGSDSIDYSHKDGFQWVAMIRLPDFITKADFEWAVETATKKKKLDCSKAEYLTLNEGLCVQMMHIGSYDDEPASVEMMNRFIAEQGYVNDICEERQHHEIYLSDPRKTEPAKLKTVSRHPIKKG
- a CDS encoding glycoside hydrolase family 3 protein; the encoded protein is MKKTFAAALALLMTISMASCGNFGRPDPKTLERANEDQDSSRRSLVDEMFTSDEESSANDNAECTIEDDPENFVKVTVENMTLEEKIGQLFFVRADALETGYENKVVNDDNIGGVTYVDDMMIDALKKYHVGGVVLMEKNIIDEDKLVKLTSDLQSNSDYPIFIGVEELGGELAPIANNMNFDVALFGNMNEVGKTATAANAKKVGKAIGKYLSGYGINLDFAPIADVSDDEEKVKASNFAADPVMVGEMAEAEIEGLHEAGVMTAVKHFPGYGDAVTNKKNVPVNNMSWDEIMVDSGLAFAGALEKTDMLMVGHIMLPEVSDDGLPASMSQQIIQDKIRDEMKFRGVVITDAMSAKCITENYVKREIAVNAIIAGADIILMPYDLDEAYDSVLTAVKDGKINEARINKSVERILWLKVKNHLFDDRAEKSDDSSKDTDSDSSER